The Dendropsophus ebraccatus isolate aDenEbr1 chromosome 11, aDenEbr1.pat, whole genome shotgun sequence genomic interval agtgtaccatgtcgccacgtgcaggtggtcgctgaccggcacagtgatgttttttggttagggactcatgtgtatcagaagacctgcacgtggtacatgaggcaatatggtttggccaaattatatactaacttctgatgttggttttaaatgtagctgaataagctttcgtgtcagccatgggtgcgatgtgcagccatttctgtctttttggcttgtgcatattttatgtattctgtcccttttttcattgtggctagcatttgtgctttgtaagacccatgtgatccaaattagcaggaagcacctgtgtacataaggggaggatctcctagtattctcccattctacctgcagaggaatgaagAGAgcggtaagagcttgttcacacttgtgttgcttggcgtccactttttccgccggcggtgcctgcggggttgggggggggccctttagggtctggtcctgtgacaatgaggttgcagggccattccgtggtcccccttctctgcttgcgcacgctttgtggggattgtggtcgctgaccggcacagtgatgtttttttggttaggggctcatgtgtatcagaagaccttcacgtggtacatgaggcaatatggtttggccaaattatatactaacttctgatgttggttttaaatgtagctgaataagctttcgtgtcagccatgggtgcgatgtgcagccatttctgtctttttggcttgtgcatataaatactataatattgcctcctatatacaatataactactataatactgctcctatatacaagaatataaatactataatactgcttctatgtacaagaatatatacactataatactacctcctatacaTACAAGAATACATACACTATAATACTTCTATAACTACCGTATATTTTATCATACAGAGAATACAGAATGAATGCACACCACTAGTTATTGTATAGTTGTTCTGCTTTATTTATGTTACAGTGTAACAATAAGACATAATGTAATGATTAGATACGGTCACCTGATTACATACATTGATAAGATATCAGACAGCGGCTCTGACGGACGGATCAGCACAATAATACATGATCTATATACCAGCAATGAATAAATAGCTCCTAGACCTCCCATGGACTGTAAACAATGGCTGCACGAGGATGAGCGGGATGTGGACTGGTAGGTAATACTGTCTTTTCTGCGGGTCTCAGCTGATGGGGTACAGCATAATGGCCACTACTTTGTTGCACACCACAAGCCAACAGGTAATCCCTACACCACCTGGAAGTAGAAATTCATACATGGTCAATAACCTGGGTGCATGAAACAGTCAATAAAGGGTTAAACATGGCTGACACTACACCATAGCATTGCATCCACATCCCACTATCAGGGGTAACAAGGTGACAACCATCTTTTCCAAAGTCTCTAAATAATGCTATAACACAGTAACCATATAATACTACCGCACAGTGTTCaccactgccatatacagctgtgCTAATAATTGTACATATACCAGGCAGGATTTATGAAACTGTTGTATGTCACAATGTAAAGGTAGTATGGGGAAGGTAGTATGGAGCGGGCTCAATAGCTGAAGCTGGTTTATACATCTGGCTGCTGGTTGTGTGTTATGGCTGACATTAGTTAGGAGAGGAGATCACTCTGGTCTCAGATGGTTCTCCCTCTAGATGCCATAGTAAATAGCAAACATGGCATCTAGGTTCTTCGACAGTGGGTTATACTTCCCTCATCCAATGGTGCTCAATGGTTAAGAAGGCAACTAGGCCTCTTGTGAAGGCCTCTGGGCCTGCCATATTACAGCTGCCTGGCGGATAAGTGGTGAATATGGAGGACAAGTCACCATCTtgatctctttgtcatgttccttaTTGTCCGCAGTGTGGCCCCTGGGGCATTATCCACTGCTGTTAGGGGGTCCCGCTGGCATGATGGAGTAGATTTGGTGTGTATAATGGTCAGGTAGGTGATACATGTCACAGTAACCTTTCCgagatgccaggacacaaggtcttcAGCAGAACATTACCCATTATGCCCGCCATGTTGTCTTCTTCCCatggtgcatcctggtgccatctcttccccaggtaagtgatgaACTTGCATCCAGCCGTCCACATGATGTAACGTGACCCATCATGGAGCTTCTTCCATTGCCCCATGCTCCAGTCCTGATGCCCTTCGTAGACATTGTTAGCAGTGGACAGGGATCGGTACAGACACTATGACTGTTCACACAAGCTGCCATGTCCTGAGTGATCCGACTCCTCCTATTAGGAAGTTTTTCAGCAGTTGCTCTACAGCAGCTCCTCTGTATGATTGGCCCTCATAGGCCAGCCTCCACCCCCATACATCAATGATACTTGGGCCATGCTGTCTCTATACATCACTATTCGCCCTTAGATCCTTACATTTATCCATTTTTCCTTCTTCCACTATCAACTTCACCTGCTCCTAATATCTCCTCCCTGACAGACGCCATTGTCACCAAAGCATCCACATGATTCAAGGTCACTGACTACAACACAAGGACGCCCCCCCCGGACACTATCTTATCCACCCATGGGTTTCATTACCAGGCTAAATGTGTATCAGTGCTCTGTGAGTGCGGCATTATCACTGCTGATCAATCTGTCCAGAATATCCTTTCATGTCCCCTGCATGGCTTGATGtacatcctcctgctgcctgacACCTGGCGGGGAGGGGTCGGCACCATGTCTTTTATCACAATTTTCTCAGAGGACTTAAGTAGAAGTAGTAGAGATTTCCTCCCGGTCACAGTCACTTCACCGTCATCCCTGAAGAATCTAGTGAAAGCCCGAAGAGCTGGCGGAGTAGTTTGTGGTTCACAGGAATGGAGTTTTATTGCAGCCACAAACCAGTCATATCAGCCACAGCGCTGGCTATATATATTAGGACGTGTGTGCGGCCGGTGCCAAGACTTATAATAGCAACCTAAGCTTATAACAACAACGCTATAATAACACAGCATTACCAGCAATGTGCAGCCTGCAGATTATTATACTAGGATTATAGGCAATGGCAGTgtcccaccagcagaacagtgagtgcagctctggagtataatacaggatgtaactcaggatcagtaatgtaatgtatgtacacagtgacccctccagcagaatagtaagtgcagctctggagtataatacagcatgtaactcaggatcagtaatgtaatgtatgtacacagtgacctcaccagcagaatagtgagtgcagctctggagtataatacaggatgtacctCAGGATCagttcaggataagtaatgtaatggtgTTCAAATTCTTGCTATTTTTGCTGATAAAGTTGTAAAGGTATTATTAATATTTGCTTGAGATATTTTCATATGTTTTTACCTGCTATCCCAGTGGGAAAAGCTACCAGGCGTTCCAGGGGTGCGATCCACTTACTGGGCAGCACAGTCACCGGCTCGGAGTAGTATTTCCATATAAGTGAGATCATCAGAGCAGCCTGGAAAGTCAGAGCAGAAATACAACTGTCACACTTTCTGCTTCTATATATGATCCAGCGGACACAACCTCTGCTCTACAGACGGCATCCACTGTAGTTTAGAGGGCTCCTGTAATCTTACCACACTGTTTAGTTTCAATACTGTTCAAGGTTTTTATTAAAGCTATATTTTTCAAAAATTCAAACATCTCTAGACGTATTCCAGTTTTTTCCTCTAGTCACTGGAGCATACACAATGGAATGAACCTTTTAGATTCCTATAGCTCACTTTACAGCTTTGCTGTATACCTTGGGACGGACTGAGCAGAGAAATCTCATTTTCAGCAAAGGAATAGATGAATGACAGCTGTACTGTATTACAGGAGGCCTACATAGGGCAAGCTAGTAACActacatccacagaaataaggcTATGTATGTCCCCTGTCGTTTTATTGCCTCTGGGGGAGGAGCTTgtaacttcttaaagggaacctcttaAGTTGTTTTCATGCTCCACCAACCATAAAACAGGTGCTGGCAGTGTGGTGTCTGGAGTACAtgattttttcttaaaaaaatggGTGTTCCAGAGAGATCTTAGTTTACAAAAGATGCCAGGAAACTAGTAAATGGGGGGATCCAGCAGCT includes:
- the GET1 gene encoding guided entry of tail-anchored proteins factor 1 isoform X2, which gives rise to MRSDIQSMRQELSSISMMDEFARYARLERKINKMTDKLKTHVKARTAQLAKIKWVVSIVFYVLQAALMISLIWKYYSEPVTVLPSKWIAPLERLVAFPTGIAGGVGITCWLVVCNKVVAIMLYPIS